The Porites lutea chromosome 11, jaPorLute2.1, whole genome shotgun sequence genome includes a region encoding these proteins:
- the LOC140952546 gene encoding uncharacterized protein, with the protein MSFHFYADDTQLYTTFTYNNEFECNNTMTRLHDCLADIDTWMTLNRLKLNKEKTELLVLHSRHRPPPTFASLKIGSEVILPSDSARNVGVIFDNTMTMVPHINSTCKSAFYHLRNIARIRKFISLKTTETLVHAFVNSKLDYCNSLAYGLPKYLLQKLQYVQNAAARLITGIRKHDHITPILMDLHWLPVNERIQFKILLLTFKSLNGLAPVYIDEMIQHYVPNRKLRSSSAFLLKQNKWNLKSYGFRTFTVAVPFLWNSLPLEVKSSPSLNIFKSKLKTHLFKCAFNLN; encoded by the coding sequence ATGtcatttcacttttatgctgatgacacccaaCTATATACAACCTTCACTTACAACAATGAATTTGAGTGCAACAATACAATGACACGACTTCACGACTGCTTAGCTGACATTGATACATGGATGACCTTAAACAGACTTAagctcaataaagaaaaaacggaaCTTCTGGTTCTTCACTCCCGACACCGTCCTCCACCTACTTTTGCATCCCTCAAAATAGGATCTGAAGTGATTCTTCCATCAGATTCTGCACGAAATGTCGGCGTCATTTTTGACAATACTATGACTATGGTGCCTCACATCAACTCTACCTGCAAGAGTGCTTTTTATCATTTAAGGAACATTGCACGaattaggaaatttatttctctgAAGACTACTGAAACTCTAGTTCATGCTTTTGTTAATTCAAAGCTGGACTATTGCAACTCCCTAGCGTATGGCTTGCCtaaatatctcctacaaaaGCTTCAGTATGTTCAAAACGCCGCTGCGCGCCTTATTACTGGTATACGGAAACACGACCACATAACCCCTATCCTGATGGATCTGCACTGGCTCCCTGTTAATGAACGCATTCAATTCAAGATTCTTCTTTTGACATTTAAATCTCTAAACGGCCTTGCCCCTGtctacattgatgaaatgatccAACATTATGTACCAAATAGAAAGCTTCGTTCGTCTtctgcatttcttttaaaacaaaacaaatggaaccttaagtcttatggttttagaacttTTACAGTAGCTGTTCCCTTTTTATGGAACTCCTTACCTTTAGAAGTCAAGTCTTCGCccagtttaaatatttttaaatctaaactgaaaacacacctttttaaatgcgcttttaatctaaattag
- the LOC140952547 gene encoding alpha-ketoglutarate-dependent dioxygenase alkB homolog 4-like, translating into MAAAVQTECGCTGIRKCLLCEHKDKFKCVSIKALEEERSKKMQQYTFCIRCGRTLQVGQKCTHRERKCEGPGTQEGVVLEGVSVILGFVTDIEEQTIVAEIDRTIWKPSQSGRRKQDFGPQVNFKKKKLKLDNFTGLPEFSKALVERMWIQVPALSDFQPVELCNLDYIPERGSSIDPHFDDFWVWGERLVTLNLLSDTILTFSNDEHYMEVAVPMPKRSLIIVEGAARYKWKHAIKRQHIVSRRIAITLRELSQEFCEGGKSFSLGTELIQRALTFQGKSVQVNIKDHEC; encoded by the exons atggcggccgcCGTGCAAACAGAATGCGGTTGTACGGGAATTCGCAAGTGCTTACTTTGCGAACATAAGGACAAATTCAAGTGTGTATCAATAAAAGCTTTAGAGGAAGAACGCAGTAAAAAAATGCAGCAGTATACGTTTTGTATCCGCTGCGGGCGCACATTGCAGGTGGGTCAAAAGTGCACACATCGCGAACGCAAATGCGAGGGACCCGGAACACAGGAAGGTGTAGTACTGGAGGGGGTCTCCGTGATTCTTGGCTTTGTTACTGATATTGAGGAACAAACGATCGTCGCTGAAATCGACAGGACGATTTGGAAACCGTCGCAATCTGGGCGACGCAAACAG GACTTTGGACCTCAAGTgaattttaagaagaaaaagttAAAGCTTGATAATTTTACTGGACTGCCCGAGTTCAGCAAAGCGTTGGTTGAACGTATGTGGATACAAGTGCCAGCATTGTCTGACTTTCAGCCTGTGGAACTTTGTAATTTAGACTACATTCCAGAAAGAGGATCCTCCATTGATCCTCACTTCGATGACTTTTGGGTTTGGGGAGAGCGGCTTGTTACACTAAACCTTCTATCAGACACCATTCTCACTTTCTCTAATGATGAACATTATATGGAAGTGGCTGTTCCAATGCCCAAGAGGTCCCTGATCATAGTTGAAGGTGCAGCTCGCTACAAGTGGAAACATGCCATAAAAAGACAGCATATTGTTTCACGGAGAATAGCCATAACTCTCAGAGAGCTTTCACAAGAGTTTTGTGAGGGTGGAAAAAGTTTTAGCCTTGGAACAGAATTAATTCAAAGAGCATTAACGTTTCAAGGGAAATCTGTTCAAGTGAACATAAAAGATCATGAATGTTAA